The segment ATATGTTTCATTTTACCACACTTTTCATCGGAATGGATGTTCACAAAGAAAGTTTTTCACTCTGCTATTATGATATGATGACCAATCAATTCAAACATAGCACTAAAGTTAGTCCAAATGTTAGCTATATTGTGAACTATGTGAATGAGCTTCGTCGTTTATATGGTCAAGATGCAGAAGTGTTATGTGGCTACGAAGCTGGATGCCTCGGATTTACCCTATATCACCAGCTACAAGCTCACGGGATTCCCTGTATCGTGATGGCACCTACAACGGTAATGAAGGAAGGATCTAAGCGTGTTAAGACTGATAAGAAAGATGCGGCTCAGCTCGCAAAAGCTCTGGCCTTTCGTAGCTATCAGCCTGTTCATATTCCTACTGCTGAGGATGAACAAGTCAAAGAATATATCCGTATGAGAACAGACCACAAAGTGGCTCTGAAGAAAATCAAACAACAAATTCTTGCCTTCTGTCTCCGACATGATTTTCGCTATACCGAGGGAAGCAGTAATTGGACACAGAAACATGTTCGCTGGCTCCGTTCCCTAAAACCTGAGGGACTTTACGCAGAGATTTTGACAGAATATCTATTGACCTATGAGAAATTAGTAGATCAAATAGAACGGTATGATGCACGAATTGAGCAACTGGGTCAAAGCGACAGTTATCAAGAGAAGGTCTCACGGCTTTCTTGCTTTATTGGCATTAAAACACTAACTGCTCTTTCCATTGTGACAGAAATCGGTGATTTTAATCGCTTTGCGACAGCTCAACATTTTGCTTCTTATCTTGGGCTAACTCCTAGCGAAAATTCTAGCGGCGACAAGGAGAGAAGAGGTGCTATCACCAAAGCTGGGAATAGCCATGTGAGACGACTTCTGATAGAAGCTGCACAATCAT is part of the Streptococcus suis genome and harbors:
- a CDS encoding IS110 family transposase; protein product: MFHFTTLFIGMDVHKESFSLCYYDMMTNQFKHSTKVSPNVSYIVNYVNELRRLYGQDAEVLCGYEAGCLGFTLYHQLQAHGIPCIVMAPTTVMKEGSKRVKTDKKDAAQLAKALAFRSYQPVHIPTAEDEQVKEYIRMRTDHKVALKKIKQQILAFCLRHDFRYTEGSSNWTQKHVRWLRSLKPEGLYAEILTEYLLTYEKLVDQIERYDARIEQLGQSDSYQEKVSRLSCFIGIKTLTALSIVTEIGDFNRFATAQHFASYLGLTPSENSSGDKERRGAITKAGNSHVRRLLIEAAQSLAKGTIGYKSKELKRRQSGNRVEVIAYADKANERLRRRYRTLVLGKNKKQNVAKTAIARELSGFIWGMMTGRIA